A genome region from Pleurocapsa minor HA4230-MV1 includes the following:
- a CDS encoding succinate dehydrogenase cytochrome b subunit, with protein sequence MTISSDRPKLVNFYTSPIGKKIITGITGLGLTLFVLVHLVGNLTLFAGSKAYNQLAHFIDSLGILLYLIEFSLLAIAIFHVVVGISIRLNTLKARPVAYSQLKSVGTPSKQSISSRSMLITGMVLLGFLVLHLATFKFGVYYSTMINGVEMRDLSSLVMEKFHDPVYAFGYAGVMIVLALHLRHGIWSAWQSIGVLNSKISPVVYAIALILAILIALGFIALPVAIYFNLLN encoded by the coding sequence ATGACTATCAGTAGCGATCGCCCAAAACTAGTTAACTTTTATACTTCTCCTATCGGTAAAAAAATTATTACAGGGATTACAGGACTAGGTTTAACTTTATTTGTCCTCGTTCATCTGGTGGGAAACCTGACTCTATTTGCTGGCAGCAAAGCCTATAACCAGCTGGCTCATTTTATCGATAGCTTGGGTATTCTACTCTATCTAATTGAGTTTAGCTTATTGGCGATCGCCATTTTTCACGTAGTAGTTGGCATTAGCATTCGGCTAAACACCCTTAAAGCTCGACCAGTTGCCTATAGCCAGTTAAAAAGCGTAGGAACACCTAGTAAACAGTCAATTAGTTCTCGCAGCATGTTGATTACTGGCATGGTGCTATTGGGATTTTTAGTCTTACATCTAGCAACTTTTAAATTTGGCGTATATTACTCCACGATGATTAATGGAGTGGAGATGCGAGATCTATCAAGTTTGGTGATGGAAAAGTTTCACGACCCTGTTTATGCCTTTGGTTATGCTGGAGTAATGATCGTGTTAGCTTTGCATTTGCGCCACGGAATCTGGAGTGCTTGGCAATCAATTGGCGTGCTTAACTCGAAAATTAGTCCTGTAGTTTATGCGATCGCTCTTATTTTAGCTATTTTGATTGCACTGGGCTTTATTGCTTTACCTGTAGCTATTTACTTCAATTTGCTCAATTAA
- a CDS encoding GNAT family N-acetyltransferase, producing MNLDFTIRQANVADVPQIFSLIKALAEYEKLSHQVTGTIEQLQEHLFGSRIYAEAIITEINDKTVGFALFIPNYSTFLTKPGIYLEDLFVLPEYRRQGIGKAMLSYLGRLAIERDAGRLEWSVLDWNESAIAFYQSIGAKVLPDWRICRVTDNALKALATIY from the coding sequence ATGAATCTAGACTTTACTATTCGTCAGGCTAACGTGGCTGATGTTCCACAAATCTTCAGTTTAATTAAAGCATTGGCAGAATATGAAAAATTGAGTCATCAGGTAACAGGAACCATCGAGCAGCTACAGGAGCATTTATTTGGCAGTCGTATTTATGCCGAGGCAATTATCACCGAAATTAATGATAAAACCGTTGGGTTTGCCCTATTTATTCCTAATTACTCTACTTTTTTAACCAAACCAGGAATTTATCTTGAAGATCTATTTGTTTTGCCAGAATACCGCCGTCAGGGAATAGGAAAAGCAATGTTGTCTTATTTAGGCAGGTTAGCCATTGAGAGAGATGCAGGAAGATTAGAGTGGAGCGTTTTAGACTGGAATGAAAGTGCGATCGCCTTTTATCAAAGCATAGGAGCAAAAGTATTGCCTGACTGGCGTATTTGTCGTGTCACTGATAATGCACTAAAAGCCTTGGCAACAATCTATTAA
- a CDS encoding DUF4079 domain-containing protein, producing MNLPSFLWLWKIAAWAMGGAIAFYLLLFASGALMFYGRVARIGRPAWLRNAHYTGGIIIIFLVLLLLAIGVVGTVGYYGSLGHSTHLWSGLFVVGLICLSAWSANQIDAHNHWARSLHTTINAILFVGLAYVSWTGWLVVQKYL from the coding sequence TTGAATTTACCTTCGTTTCTTTGGCTTTGGAAAATTGCTGCTTGGGCAATGGGAGGAGCGATCGCTTTTTATCTTCTGCTTTTCGCTTCAGGAGCATTAATGTTTTATGGTCGTGTAGCCAGAATTGGTCGTCCAGCTTGGCTGAGAAATGCTCACTATACTGGAGGCATCATCATTATCTTTTTAGTGCTGTTGTTATTGGCGATCGGTGTTGTAGGTACAGTGGGTTACTACGGCAGCCTAGGGCATTCTACTCATCTTTGGTCGGGCTTATTTGTGGTAGGGTTAATCTGCCTTTCTGCCTGGAGTGCCAATCAAATAGATGCTCATAATCATTGGGCGCGATCGCTCCATACTACGATCAACGCTATTTTATTTGTCGGATTAGCCTACGTATCTTGGACTGGTTGGTTAGTGGTGCAGAAATATTTATAA
- a CDS encoding tautomerase family protein — protein sequence MFEGRSAEAKKNLIRILYQKIAETADIKPQDVEITIFETPQGNWGIRGIPGDELELNYQVDV from the coding sequence ATGTTTGAAGGTCGTTCTGCTGAAGCCAAAAAGAATTTGATTCGTATTCTATATCAAAAGATTGCTGAAACCGCTGATATTAAGCCACAAGATGTAGAAATTACCATTTTTGAGACTCCTCAAGGCAATTGGGGTATTCGAGGTATTCCTGGAGATGAGCTGGAACTGAACTATCAGGTAGATGTTTAA
- the gltB gene encoding glutamate synthase large subunit — translation MKFLNSSINIESQQDLSTRSTEPFQGQRWLVEERDACGVGFIAYQDGRQSNKIVRQALKALGCMEHRGGCSADRDSGDGAGIMTALPEKIFADWFAQNNLAQPEAEAWGVGMVFLPQASEKIIELKQYVDKLVTAEGLQVLGWREVPVRPEVLGQQARDNQPHIEQIVVSSPDGLVGDDLERKLYIARSRIGKKLADDFYICSFSCRTVVYKGMVRAVILGDFYQDLANSDYESTFAVYHRRFSTNTMPKWPFAQPMRILGHNGEINTLLGNINWMSNREKELIANNEITLPGWTHDEIEGLTPIVNNDNSDSYNLDSAMELLVRTGRSVTEAAMILVPEAYQNQPSLKEYPEIVDFYEYHSGQQEAWDGPALLVFSDGKTVGAALDRNGLRPARYTITKDGYVVVGSETGVVNIPDEEIVEKGRLGPGQTIVVDLKTKEVLRNWEVKQRVAQANPYGKWIEQHRQTIAAQEFSGENLLSAEQLLSCQTAFGYTAEDLELIIQSMAISGKEPTFCMGDDIPLAVLSDKPRLLYDYFKQRFAQVTNPAIDPLRESLVMSLSMQLGAKGNILNLKAEDARLLKLESPVLNDEELAAIASSGFKTQTLSTLYRIASGPDGLKDAVTQLCAEATTAVKAGVEIIVLSDRPASQNIGTEYSYIPPLLAIGAVHHHLIQQGLRLRTSLVVDTAQCWSTHHFACLIGYGASAVCPYLTLESVRQWWNNPKTQKLMENERIEAVSLAQAQQNYRQSIEAGLLKILSKMGISLLSSYHGAQIFEALGLGVDLVNLAFTGTTSRLGGLTVAELAQEVIAFHHKAFPELLDKKLENYGFVKYKKGGEYHMNSPEMSKALHKAVESKDYDHYELYKQQLHGRPATALRDLLDFKSDRPSISLDEVESVESIFKRFCTGGMSLGSLSREAHETLAVAMNRIGGKSNSGEGGEDTIRFKVLDDVGADGKSPTLPHLNGLINGDTASSAIKQVASGRFGVTPEYLMSAQQLEIKLAQGAKPGEGGQLPGKKVSPYIASLRRSKPGVTLISPPPHHDIYSIEDLAQLIFDLHQINPQAKVSVKLVAEIGIGTIAAGVAKANADVIQISGHDGGTGASPLSSIKHAGVPWELGLTEVHRVLLQNQLRDRVLLRADGGLKTGWDVIMAALMGAEEYGFGSIAMIAEGCIMARVCHMNTCPVGVATQQQHLRDRFKGIPENVVNFFFFVAQEVRSLLAKLGYCSLDEIIGRTDLLMPNPNVTVAKTKSLDLNCLIDLPNVKSDRSWLQHQDAHTNDAVLDDEILADEAIQAAIANQSKVAKDLIILNTDRSVGGRISGAIASQYGNSGFAGEITLIFKGSAGQSFGAFNLPGMKLIIAGEANDYVGKGMHGGEIIIAPSSKSTYDAGTNVIIGNTCLYGATGGVLYANGRAGERFAVRNSMGKAVIEGAGDHCCEYMTGGLVVVLGEVGRNVGAGMTGGLGYFLDENNSFPSKVNPEIVKVQRVESEAGAKQLQEMIEQHVAKTGSPKGQAILKDWDYYLGQFWQVVPPSEADSPEVTESKTLTSV, via the coding sequence ATGAAATTTTTAAATAGCAGTATTAATATAGAATCTCAGCAAGATTTATCGACTAGATCGACTGAGCCATTTCAGGGTCAACGATGGCTAGTAGAAGAAAGAGATGCTTGTGGAGTAGGTTTTATTGCCTATCAAGATGGTCGTCAGAGTAATAAAATTGTCAGACAGGCTTTAAAGGCACTGGGATGTATGGAACATCGTGGTGGGTGTAGTGCCGATCGCGATTCGGGAGATGGTGCAGGTATTATGACCGCCTTGCCTGAAAAGATCTTTGCTGACTGGTTTGCTCAAAATAATCTTGCTCAGCCTGAAGCAGAAGCTTGGGGAGTGGGAATGGTGTTTTTACCGCAAGCTAGTGAGAAAATTATTGAATTAAAGCAATATGTCGATAAATTAGTCACAGCAGAAGGTTTACAGGTATTAGGTTGGCGAGAAGTTCCCGTGCGTCCTGAAGTGTTGGGACAACAGGCTAGAGATAACCAACCTCATATTGAGCAAATTGTGGTTAGTTCACCTGATGGCTTAGTCGGAGATGATTTAGAGCGTAAATTGTATATTGCGCGATCGCGGATTGGCAAAAAACTCGCTGATGATTTTTATATTTGCTCTTTTTCCTGTCGTACTGTTGTCTATAAAGGCATGGTGCGTGCGGTTATTTTGGGTGATTTTTATCAGGATCTAGCCAATTCAGATTATGAGAGTACTTTTGCCGTCTATCATCGTCGCTTTAGTACGAATACCATGCCCAAATGGCCCTTTGCACAACCAATGAGGATCTTGGGTCATAACGGTGAAATTAATACTCTGTTGGGTAATATCAACTGGATGTCCAACCGAGAAAAAGAATTAATCGCCAATAATGAGATAACTTTACCAGGCTGGACTCACGATGAGATTGAGGGGTTAACGCCAATTGTTAACAACGATAACAGTGATTCTTATAACTTAGATAGCGCGATGGAATTACTGGTGCGGACGGGTCGGAGTGTGACCGAAGCAGCCATGATTCTAGTGCCAGAAGCTTATCAAAATCAGCCTTCACTCAAAGAGTATCCAGAAATTGTGGATTTTTATGAATACCACAGTGGTCAGCAAGAAGCTTGGGATGGGCCAGCTTTATTAGTATTTAGTGATGGCAAAACTGTGGGCGCAGCCTTGGATCGTAATGGTTTGCGCCCTGCTCGCTACACGATCACTAAAGATGGTTATGTGGTGGTAGGTTCAGAAACAGGAGTGGTAAATATCCCTGATGAGGAAATAGTCGAAAAAGGTCGGCTTGGCCCAGGTCAAACCATAGTGGTCGATCTCAAAACTAAGGAAGTATTACGTAATTGGGAAGTAAAACAAAGAGTTGCTCAGGCTAATCCCTATGGAAAATGGATTGAACAGCATCGCCAAACAATCGCTGCTCAAGAATTTAGCGGAGAAAACTTGTTGAGTGCGGAGCAACTGTTGAGTTGTCAAACTGCTTTTGGCTATACCGCAGAGGATCTTGAACTGATTATTCAGTCGATGGCGATTAGCGGGAAAGAACCAACCTTCTGTATGGGAGATGATATTCCCTTAGCTGTACTCTCCGATAAACCAAGGCTGCTCTATGACTACTTCAAACAAAGATTTGCTCAGGTAACTAACCCAGCGATCGATCCTTTACGGGAAAGCTTAGTTATGTCTTTGTCCATGCAGCTGGGGGCTAAAGGCAATATTCTTAATTTGAAAGCTGAAGATGCAAGGTTGCTCAAGTTAGAGTCTCCTGTTTTAAATGATGAAGAATTAGCAGCGATCGCCTCCTCTGGTTTTAAGACTCAGACCCTATCAACTCTGTATCGAATTGCCAGTGGCCCTGATGGCCTAAAAGATGCCGTAACTCAATTGTGTGCAGAAGCAACTACTGCGGTTAAAGCGGGAGTAGAAATTATTGTTTTAAGCGATCGCCCTGCGTCACAAAATATTGGCACTGAATATAGCTATATTCCCCCATTGTTAGCTATAGGAGCAGTACATCATCACCTGATTCAGCAAGGATTACGCTTGAGAACTTCATTAGTGGTAGATACCGCTCAGTGTTGGAGTACGCACCATTTTGCTTGTCTAATTGGTTATGGTGCATCAGCCGTCTGTCCTTATCTGACTTTAGAAAGTGTGCGCCAGTGGTGGAATAATCCCAAGACCCAAAAACTGATGGAGAATGAACGCATTGAAGCCGTTAGCCTGGCTCAAGCACAGCAAAACTATCGTCAGTCGATTGAAGCAGGGTTATTGAAGATTCTCTCTAAAATGGGAATTTCTCTGCTGTCTTCCTATCATGGAGCGCAAATTTTTGAAGCATTAGGCTTAGGCGTAGATTTAGTCAATCTTGCTTTTACGGGGACGACTTCTCGCTTGGGTGGTTTGACTGTAGCGGAGTTAGCTCAAGAAGTGATTGCTTTCCATCACAAAGCTTTTCCTGAACTTTTGGATAAAAAGCTGGAAAACTACGGCTTTGTTAAGTACAAAAAAGGTGGAGAATATCATATGAACTCCCCTGAAATGTCTAAGGCTTTGCATAAGGCGGTGGAAAGTAAGGATTATGACCATTACGAGCTATATAAACAGCAGCTTCATGGTAGACCAGCAACGGCTCTTAGAGATTTATTAGACTTCAAAAGCGATCGCCCATCAATTTCTCTAGACGAGGTGGAATCGGTGGAAAGTATCTTTAAACGCTTTTGTACTGGTGGGATGTCTTTGGGTTCGCTATCTCGAGAGGCTCATGAAACCCTTGCTGTCGCCATGAACCGTATTGGGGGTAAGTCTAACTCTGGAGAAGGCGGTGAAGACACCATCCGCTTTAAAGTATTAGACGATGTGGGCGCAGATGGTAAATCCCCGACATTACCTCATCTCAATGGGTTGATCAATGGCGACACTGCCAGCTCGGCAATTAAACAGGTTGCATCAGGACGTTTTGGGGTCACGCCAGAATATCTCATGAGCGCCCAGCAGCTAGAAATTAAGCTGGCTCAAGGGGCAAAACCAGGAGAAGGGGGACAACTACCAGGGAAAAAAGTCAGCCCTTATATTGCTTCCTTAAGACGGTCTAAGCCAGGAGTGACTTTAATCTCGCCTCCTCCCCACCACGATATCTATTCCATTGAAGATTTGGCTCAGTTAATTTTCGATCTCCACCAAATCAATCCTCAAGCCAAAGTGTCGGTTAAGCTAGTGGCCGAGATTGGTATCGGTACAATTGCCGCAGGAGTAGCTAAAGCCAATGCCGATGTCATCCAAATTTCGGGTCATGATGGGGGAACAGGAGCATCACCTCTAAGCTCGATCAAACATGCGGGAGTACCCTGGGAATTAGGTCTGACAGAAGTACATCGAGTGCTTTTACAGAATCAACTGCGCGATCGCGTTTTACTCCGTGCTGATGGTGGTCTAAAAACTGGTTGGGACGTAATTATGGCAGCTTTAATGGGGGCAGAAGAATATGGCTTTGGTTCGATCGCTATGATTGCTGAAGGCTGTATTATGGCAAGAGTTTGTCACATGAATACCTGTCCTGTTGGGGTGGCAACTCAACAACAACACCTGAGAGATCGGTTTAAAGGTATCCCCGAAAATGTAGTTAATTTCTTTTTCTTTGTGGCGCAAGAAGTGCGATCGCTCTTAGCAAAACTAGGCTATTGCAGTCTGGATGAGATTATTGGACGTACCGATCTATTAATGCCCAATCCTAATGTCACCGTTGCTAAAACTAAGAGTTTGGATTTAAATTGCCTAATCGATTTACCAAACGTCAAATCAGATCGTAGCTGGTTACAACATCAAGATGCTCATACCAATGACGCAGTATTAGACGATGAAATCTTAGCCGATGAGGCAATTCAAGCTGCGATCGCTAATCAGAGTAAAGTAGCTAAAGACTTAATTATTTTGAACACTGACCGTAGTGTTGGCGGGAGAATTTCTGGAGCGATCGCTTCCCAGTATGGTAATAGTGGTTTTGCTGGTGAAATTACCCTAATATTTAAAGGCTCTGCTGGTCAAAGTTTCGGTGCTTTTAATCTACCTGGCATGAAGCTGATTATTGCTGGTGAAGCTAACGATTATGTTGGCAAAGGAATGCACGGTGGCGAAATTATTATTGCCCCTAGTAGCAAATCTACCTATGACGCTGGTACTAATGTAATTATCGGTAATACCTGTCTTTATGGAGCAACTGGCGGCGTACTTTATGCCAATGGACGAGCAGGAGAAAGATTTGCTGTGCGTAACTCCATGGGCAAAGCAGTTATCGAAGGTGCAGGAGATCACTGTTGTGAATACATGACAGGTGGTTTAGTTGTCGTCTTGGGTGAAGTTGGTCGCAACGTCGGTGCAGGGATGACTGGTGGTTTGGGCTATTTCCTCGATGAAAATAATAGTTTCCCCAGCAAGGTAAACCCCGAAATCGTCAAGGTGCAGCGAGTCGAATCTGAGGCGGGAGCAAAACAACTTCAAGAGATGATTGAACAGCACGTTGCTAAAACTGGTAGTCCTAAAGGTCAGGCTATTTTAAAAGATTGGGATTATTATCTCGGTCAATTCTGGCAGGTAGTACCCCCTTCAGAAGCAGATAGCCCAGAAGTAACTGAGTCTAAAACTTTGACTTCTGTTTAA
- a CDS encoding B12-binding domain-containing radical SAM protein produces MTQRILYVRLPCNPIFPIGVVYLADHVHKLFPEVEQKIFDLGTVPPLDFNPALDRCVDEFKPSLLVFSWRDIQIYAPVGGRGGNPLQNAFEFYYAKNPLIRLRGALGGLKVASAYYGELWRNNNLIKRGLNRAKQYNPEARVIVGGGAVSVFYEQLQESLPDGTIVSVGEGEQLLTKILNNQEFRDERCYVVGENQIREKLIHEWPTPIEKSACNYDYIATVWSEFDYYLQENDFYIGVQTKRGCPHNCCYCVYTVVEGKQVRINPADEVVKEMRQLYDRGIRNFWFTDAQFIPAKKYIPDAIALLQKIVDSGMKDIHWAAYIRADNVTPELAELMVKTGMNYFEIGITSGSQELVRKMRMGYNLRTVLQNCRDLKAAGFNDLVSVNYSFNVIDETYETIKQTIAYHRELEAIFGQDKVEPAIFFIGLQPHTHLEEYAFEHQVLKPGYNPMSLMPWTAKKLLWNPEPFGSFFGEVCLQAWNQNPNDFGREVMQILENKLGKASLEEALTAPVKSEQQKITAFV; encoded by the coding sequence ATGACTCAGCGTATCCTCTATGTTCGTTTACCCTGCAACCCCATATTTCCGATTGGGGTGGTGTATCTAGCAGATCATGTACACAAATTATTTCCTGAAGTTGAGCAAAAAATCTTCGATCTAGGAACAGTTCCCCCGCTAGATTTTAATCCAGCCTTGGATCGCTGTGTTGATGAATTTAAGCCATCTTTGCTGGTATTTTCCTGGCGAGATATTCAGATTTATGCCCCTGTTGGTGGTAGAGGAGGAAATCCGCTGCAAAACGCCTTTGAATTTTACTATGCTAAAAACCCCTTGATTCGATTGAGAGGAGCATTGGGGGGGCTAAAGGTAGCGTCTGCCTACTATGGAGAACTGTGGCGCAACAATAATCTGATTAAACGAGGATTAAATAGAGCCAAGCAGTATAATCCAGAAGCCCGTGTGATTGTGGGCGGGGGTGCAGTTAGCGTATTTTATGAGCAGCTACAAGAATCGTTACCTGATGGCACAATTGTTTCAGTTGGTGAAGGAGAACAATTATTAACCAAGATCCTCAATAATCAAGAGTTTCGCGACGAACGCTGCTATGTAGTGGGCGAAAACCAGATTAGAGAAAAGCTAATTCATGAATGGCCTACGCCGATTGAAAAAAGCGCTTGTAATTACGATTATATTGCTACAGTTTGGTCAGAATTTGACTATTATCTCCAAGAAAATGATTTCTATATTGGGGTACAAACTAAAAGAGGCTGTCCTCATAACTGCTGCTACTGCGTTTATACCGTGGTAGAAGGCAAACAGGTACGGATTAATCCTGCTGATGAAGTAGTTAAAGAAATGCGTCAGCTTTATGACAGGGGGATTCGCAACTTCTGGTTTACAGATGCTCAATTCATTCCTGCTAAAAAGTATATTCCTGATGCGATCGCTTTACTCCAAAAGATTGTTGATTCGGGCATGAAAGACATTCATTGGGCAGCCTATATTCGCGCTGATAACGTGACTCCTGAATTGGCAGAATTAATGGTCAAAACAGGGATGAACTACTTTGAAATTGGCATCACTAGTGGTTCACAAGAGTTGGTGCGTAAAATGAGGATGGGGTATAACCTACGTACTGTCTTACAAAATTGCCGTGATTTAAAAGCAGCAGGGTTTAATGATCTAGTGTCAGTCAATTACTCGTTTAATGTGATTGATGAAACTTACGAGACAATTAAACAGACCATTGCTTATCATCGGGAGCTAGAAGCAATTTTTGGGCAAGATAAGGTCGAGCCAGCAATTTTCTTTATTGGTTTACAGCCACATACTCATTTAGAAGAATATGCCTTCGAGCATCAAGTTCTCAAACCTGGATATAACCCCATGAGTTTAATGCCTTGGACAGCTAAAAAGCTGTTATGGAATCCTGAGCCATTTGGTTCGTTCTTTGGTGAAGTATGTCTCCAGGCTTGGAATCAAAACCCTAACGATTTTGGACGAGAAGTAATGCAAATTCTAGAAAATAAGTTAGGTAAAGCTTCTCTCGAAGAAGCCTTGACTGCTCCTGTAAAATCAGAACAGCAGAAAATTACAGCTTTCGTTTAA
- the gloB gene encoding hydroxyacylglutathione hydrolase: protein MEIKRIPVLSDNYVFVLWDTQQKIAAVVDPAVASPVIEYLQSIDAKLVAIFNTHHHGDHVGGNQQLVKQFPDLRVYGGAEDRGRIPQQQVYLTEGDTVQFADRIAQVFFVPGHTRAHIAYYFPPTVANEIGELFCGDTIFAGGCGRLFEGTPAQMLNSLAKLRQLPDQTRVWCAHEYTLSNLQFALTVDPDNRDLATRYEKVQQARSQGLATIPSLLGEEKQTNPFLRWDTSALQATAKINEPVRVFGRIRGMKDQF from the coding sequence ATGGAAATTAAACGCATCCCTGTCTTGTCAGACAACTATGTTTTTGTGCTGTGGGATACTCAACAGAAAATTGCTGCGGTAGTCGATCCTGCTGTAGCATCACCAGTAATAGAATATCTTCAGTCAATTGATGCCAAATTAGTTGCCATTTTTAATACTCATCATCATGGGGATCATGTTGGTGGAAATCAACAGCTAGTTAAACAGTTTCCCGATCTTCGTGTTTATGGTGGCGCAGAAGATCGAGGCAGAATACCCCAGCAACAAGTCTATCTTACAGAAGGAGATACCGTACAGTTTGCTGACAGGATAGCTCAGGTATTTTTTGTTCCAGGACATACTCGCGCTCATATTGCTTACTATTTTCCGCCGACAGTAGCTAATGAGATCGGTGAATTATTTTGTGGTGATACAATCTTTGCTGGAGGATGTGGCAGATTATTTGAGGGAACTCCCGCACAAATGCTCAATTCCCTGGCTAAACTGCGCCAGCTTCCCGATCAGACTCGTGTTTGGTGCGCTCATGAGTATACCTTAAGCAATCTCCAGTTTGCCTTGACGGTAGATCCTGATAATCGAGACTTAGCAACTAGATATGAAAAAGTACAGCAAGCTCGAAGTCAAGGTTTAGCTACTATACCTTCTCTACTGGGTGAGGAAAAGCAGACCAATCCTTTTTTGCGATGGGATACTTCTGCTTTACAAGCTACCGCCAAGATTAATGAGCCTGTAAGGGTTTTTGGGCGTATTCGCGGTATGAAAGACCAGTTTTAG
- a CDS encoding porin family protein has product MNIKTAALAIILATGFPLAAQAQDTQDYESLKVSCQSGVECNNFKVNFQEQGDEIAQTRRTRTRRTRSSSTVDSKYYVGGTLGVFFPSEIDDFNVAVTAAGDTTLQQVDPGTGFGGSIYGGYKFSELISADAEGVLYFGNADPLDGSYSSFGFFVGPKFTYTLDETNDQSLYIFASPGIGVGNVNFGGDLGDALGDDDSGTGFALQAKAGVGYPVSDKIDIIGQARYTNIFGVVDVPEVGENGNVVQGESESKGLDAFGIQIGAQYNF; this is encoded by the coding sequence ATGAATATTAAAACTGCTGCTTTAGCAATTATTTTGGCTACAGGTTTCCCCTTAGCTGCTCAGGCACAAGATACACAAGACTATGAAAGTCTGAAAGTCTCTTGTCAATCTGGCGTTGAATGTAATAATTTTAAGGTTAATTTTCAAGAGCAAGGCGATGAAATTGCTCAAACCAGAAGAACCAGAACTCGGCGCACTCGTAGCAGTAGTACCGTCGACAGCAAGTATTATGTTGGAGGAACTCTGGGTGTATTCTTTCCTAGCGAAATTGATGATTTTAACGTGGCAGTAACAGCAGCTGGAGATACTACGTTACAGCAAGTCGATCCTGGTACTGGATTTGGTGGCAGTATCTATGGTGGGTATAAATTTAGCGAGCTGATTAGTGCAGATGCAGAAGGAGTTCTTTATTTCGGTAATGCCGATCCTCTCGATGGATCCTATAGTTCTTTTGGCTTTTTTGTTGGCCCCAAATTTACCTATACTTTAGACGAAACTAACGATCAAAGTCTCTACATATTCGCCAGCCCTGGTATTGGCGTAGGTAATGTTAACTTTGGTGGCGATCTCGGCGATGCATTAGGTGATGACGATTCGGGAACTGGATTTGCTTTGCAAGCGAAAGCTGGAGTTGGTTATCCTGTATCAGATAAAATCGATATTATCGGACAGGCTCGATACACAAACATTTTTGGTGTTGTCGATGTACCCGAAGTTGGCGAAAATGGTAACGTCGTTCAAGGGGAAAGTGAGAGCAAAGGTTTAGATGCATTCGGCATACAGATTGGAGCGCAATATAATTTCTAG
- a CDS encoding DUF1830 domain-containing protein: MSQTLDPFPSDQSDSILCCYVNATSQIQIARITNIPNWYFERVVFPGQRLVFEAHEKAVLEIHSGMMASAILSDTIPCIKLKLKNAQEDPDHFKVQQVLEDEQTGSISIGRMDIGASVNFAI; the protein is encoded by the coding sequence ATGTCTCAAACATTAGATCCTTTTCCAAGCGATCAAAGCGATAGCATTTTGTGTTGTTATGTAAATGCTACAAGTCAAATTCAGATAGCTCGCATCACTAATATTCCTAACTGGTATTTTGAAAGAGTAGTGTTCCCTGGTCAGCGATTAGTCTTTGAAGCTCATGAAAAAGCCGTCTTAGAAATCCATTCGGGAATGATGGCGAGTGCTATCTTGTCGGATACAATTCCTTGCATTAAGCTCAAGCTGAAAAATGCACAAGAAGATCCAGATCATTTTAAAGTTCAACAAGTGTTAGAGGACGAACAGACTGGTAGTATTTCTATTGGTAGAATGGATATTGGAGCATCAGTTAATTTTGCTATTTAA